A genomic stretch from Streptomyces venezuelae ATCC 10712 includes:
- the holA gene encoding DNA polymerase III subunit delta, with protein MATRKTSPDDLLGPVTLAVGQEDLLLDRVVQSVVAAARAADADTDVRDLTPDQLQPGSLAELTSPSLFAERKVLVVRNAQDLSADTIKDVKAYLDDPVEDISLVLLHAGGAKGKGLLDAARKAGAREVACPKTTKPAERLTFVRQEFRTLGRSATPEACQALVDSIGSDLRELASAVAQLTSDVDGTIDEAVVGRYYTGRAEASSFNIADRAVEGRTAEALEALRWSLSTGVAPVLVTSALAQGVRAIGKLSSARGGRPADLARELGMPPWKIDRVRQQMRGWTPDGVSLALRAIAEADAGVKGGGDDPEYALEKAVVAVARAARMRRG; from the coding sequence ATGGCCACCAGAAAGACTTCCCCCGACGACCTCCTCGGTCCCGTGACGCTCGCCGTGGGCCAGGAGGACCTGCTCCTCGACCGCGTCGTCCAGTCCGTGGTCGCGGCCGCGCGCGCCGCCGACGCCGACACCGACGTGCGCGACCTCACGCCCGACCAGCTTCAGCCCGGCTCGCTGGCCGAGCTCACCAGCCCCTCGCTCTTCGCCGAGCGCAAGGTGCTGGTCGTGCGGAACGCCCAGGACCTGTCCGCCGACACGATCAAGGACGTCAAGGCCTACCTCGACGACCCGGTCGAGGACATCTCGCTCGTCCTGCTCCACGCGGGCGGCGCCAAGGGCAAGGGCCTGCTCGACGCGGCGCGGAAGGCGGGGGCGCGGGAGGTGGCCTGCCCGAAGACGACGAAGCCGGCGGAACGGCTGACGTTCGTACGGCAGGAGTTCCGGACCCTCGGGCGTTCGGCCACGCCCGAGGCCTGCCAGGCGCTCGTGGACTCGATCGGCAGCGACCTGCGGGAGCTCGCGTCCGCGGTCGCGCAGCTCACGTCCGACGTGGACGGGACGATCGACGAGGCCGTCGTCGGGCGCTACTACACGGGCCGCGCCGAGGCCTCCTCCTTCAACATCGCGGACCGCGCGGTCGAAGGGCGGACGGCCGAGGCGCTGGAAGCCCTGCGCTGGTCCCTCTCGACCGGGGTCGCGCCCGTGCTCGTCACCAGCGCGCTGGCCCAGGGTGTACGGGCGATCGGCAAGCTGTCCTCCGCGAGGGGCGGGCGGCCGGCCGACCTGGCGCGGGAGCTCGGTATGCCGCCCTGGAAGATCGACCGCGTACGGCAGCAGATGCGGGGCTGGACCCCCGACGGGGTGTCGCTGGCGCTGCGGGCGATCGCGGAGGCGGACGCGGGGGTGAAGGGCGGCGGGGACGACCCGGAGTACGCCCTGGAGAAGGCGGTGGTGGCGGTGGCTCGGGCGGCGAGGATGCGGCGGGGGTAG
- a CDS encoding YceI family protein: protein MFDRLFGKRPAGAARGGPLAGLSVPASAGVVSCRVLDPVHEPVRRAEFLLSDTVGRKVLAGETDPYGTALATVPAGEYRLAVTAEGYTPHHGSAVVTEGGHTGLGDVLLQIAPQPQLPEPGDWEIDPTHSQIGFTARHIGLARIHGRFNSFAGAVRIADRMERSAMHVVIDAASIDTGVQMRDDHLRSSDFLDVGAYPTLEFYSERFTHKGGSRWAVTGALTLHGVSRTVTLDTQYLGIGSGLEGETRCACRATTELHREDFTLTWQTLLARGIAAVGSSISIDLDVQIVPKVTRG, encoded by the coding sequence ATGTTCGATCGTCTCTTCGGTAAGAGGCCGGCGGGCGCCGCCCGGGGCGGGCCGCTCGCCGGACTCTCCGTCCCCGCCTCGGCGGGAGTGGTGAGCTGCCGGGTGCTCGACCCCGTACACGAACCGGTCCGGCGGGCCGAGTTCCTGCTCAGCGACACGGTCGGACGCAAGGTGCTCGCCGGGGAGACCGACCCGTACGGCACGGCGCTCGCGACCGTACCGGCGGGCGAGTACCGGCTCGCCGTCACCGCCGAGGGCTACACGCCCCACCACGGCAGTGCCGTCGTCACCGAAGGCGGCCACACCGGCCTCGGGGACGTGCTGCTGCAGATCGCCCCGCAGCCACAGCTCCCCGAGCCCGGCGACTGGGAGATCGACCCGACGCACTCACAGATCGGGTTCACCGCCCGCCACATCGGCCTCGCCCGCATCCACGGGCGGTTCAACAGCTTCGCCGGGGCCGTGCGGATCGCCGACCGGATGGAGCGCTCGGCGATGCACGTCGTCATCGACGCGGCCTCCATCGACACCGGGGTGCAGATGCGCGACGACCACCTGCGGTCCAGTGACTTCCTCGACGTCGGCGCCTACCCCACGCTGGAGTTCTACAGCGAGCGCTTCACGCACAAGGGCGGCAGCCGATGGGCCGTCACCGGCGCGCTCACCCTGCACGGCGTCAGCCGCACGGTGACGCTCGACACCCAGTACCTCGGCATCGGGAGCGGCCTGGAAGGCGAGACCCGGTGCGCCTGCCGGGCCACCACCGAACTGCACCGGGAGGACTTCACCCTCACCTGGCAGACGCTGCTCGCGCGGGGGATCGCGGCGGTGGGGTCCAGCATCAGCATCGATCTGGACGTGCAGATCGTGCCGAAGGTGACGCGGGGCTGA